A window of Staphylococcus sp. 17KM0847 contains these coding sequences:
- a CDS encoding 5-formyltetrahydrofolate cyclo-ligase codes for MTKKEIRQHVLKSMKQLEGHQKQQADQWLRQQLFNHPKYQQAQKIGIVLSMPHEVHTDPIILHIMQHGKQVYVPATTYYKKTMNFQQLVHLSQVSIDEKGIRYVDEETPIDNQLDLVIVPGVAFNREGYRIGYGGGYFDRFLSHYQPATLSLVYDIQIREDLPIASHDYPVAELIIAKT; via the coding sequence ATGACAAAAAAAGAGATAAGACAGCATGTATTAAAAAGTATGAAACAGCTGGAAGGTCATCAAAAACAGCAAGCTGACCAATGGTTGCGTCAACAGCTTTTTAATCACCCAAAATATCAACAAGCACAAAAGATAGGTATCGTATTGTCGATGCCGCACGAAGTCCATACAGATCCAATCATTTTACATATTATGCAACACGGTAAGCAAGTGTATGTACCCGCAACGACATATTACAAAAAGACAATGAACTTTCAACAGCTTGTACATTTATCACAAGTTTCAATAGATGAAAAAGGTATTCGCTATGTCGATGAGGAGACACCGATTGATAATCAGTTAGATCTTGTTATTGTACCGGGCGTTGCATTTAATAGAGAAGGGTACCGAATTGGTTACGGGGGCGGATATTTTGATCGTTTCCTAAGCCATTATCAGCCCGCAACACTTAGTTTAGTTTACGATATTCAAATAAGAGAAGATTTACCTATCGCCTCTCATGACTATCCAGTAGCAGAACTAATTATTGCAAAAACATAA
- the ispG gene encoding flavodoxin-dependent (E)-4-hydroxy-3-methylbut-2-enyl-diphosphate synthase — translation MTHRKNTRPVKVGDLTIGGANEVVIQSMTTTKTHDVEATVAEIKRLEEAGCQIVRVACPNEEDAHAIKEIKARINIPLVVDIHFNYKLALIAIENGADKIRINPGNIGRREKVEAVVEACKKKGIPIRIGVNAGSLEKHILKKYGYPTADGMVESALHHIKILEDLDFHDIIVSMKASDVNLAIEAYTKAAQAFDYPLHLGITESGTLFNGTVKSSAGLGAILALGIGNTCRISLSADPVEEVKVAKSLLKAFGLASNAATLIACPTCGRIEIDLISIANEVEDYIEKLQVPLKVAVLGCAVNGPGEAREADIGIAGARGEGLLFMKGKTVRKVPEETMVDELKMEIDKLAAEWETNQKSSAVQ, via the coding sequence ATTACACATCGTAAAAACACACGACCTGTCAAAGTTGGTGATCTAACAATTGGTGGTGCAAATGAAGTTGTGATTCAAAGTATGACAACAACCAAAACACATGATGTTGAAGCAACTGTTGCAGAGATTAAACGACTAGAAGAAGCAGGCTGTCAAATCGTTCGTGTTGCATGCCCAAATGAAGAAGATGCACATGCAATTAAAGAAATTAAAGCACGAATCAATATCCCTCTCGTAGTCGATATCCACTTTAACTATAAATTAGCATTGATTGCTATTGAGAACGGTGCGGATAAAATTCGTATTAATCCCGGAAATATCGGAAGACGCGAAAAAGTAGAAGCTGTTGTAGAAGCATGTAAAAAGAAAGGGATTCCGATCCGTATCGGTGTAAATGCAGGTTCATTAGAAAAACACATTTTAAAAAAATATGGTTATCCAACAGCAGATGGTATGGTGGAAAGTGCATTACACCATATTAAAATTTTGGAAGATCTTGACTTCCACGATATCATCGTATCTATGAAAGCTAGTGATGTAAATTTAGCAATTGAGGCTTACACAAAAGCTGCACAAGCGTTTGATTATCCATTGCATCTCGGTATTACAGAAAGTGGCACGCTGTTCAATGGTACAGTTAAATCTTCAGCTGGTTTAGGTGCAATTCTTGCATTAGGTATTGGAAACACATGTCGTATATCACTATCAGCAGATCCAGTAGAAGAAGTTAAAGTTGCCAAATCGTTATTGAAAGCATTTGGCCTTGCGAGTAACGCCGCAACATTAATTGCTTGCCCTACTTGTGGTCGTATCGAAATAGATTTGATTTCTATTGCAAATGAAGTAGAAGATTATATTGAAAAACTGCAAGTCCCACTGAAAGTTGCTGTTTTAGGCTGTGCAGTCAATGGACCCGGTGAAGCACGCGAAGCAGATATCGGTATAGCGGGTGCAAGAGGTGAAGGACTTCTGTTTATGAAAGGAAAGACAGTCCGAAAAGTTCCGGAAGAAACAATGGTAGACGAGCTTAAAATGGAAATTGATAAACTTGCAGCAGAATGGGAAACTAATCAAAAAAGTAGCGCTGTACAATAA
- the rpmG gene encoding 50S ribosomal protein L33: protein MRVNVTLACTECGDRNYISTKNKRNNPERIEMKKFCARDNKQTLHRETK from the coding sequence ATGCGCGTAAACGTAACGCTTGCATGTACAGAATGTGGAGATCGTAACTATATCTCTACAAAAAATAAGCGAAATAACCCAGAACGTATCGAAATGAAAAAATTCTGTGCACGTGATAATAAACAAACATTACACCGTGAAACAAAATAA
- a CDS encoding YqgQ family protein produces the protein MQTKLTTFYDVQQLLKKFGFIIYFDDKSDMLEMMEQELKDLYKHQLISQEIFLQSRHIINQRRMDRA, from the coding sequence ATGCAGACAAAATTAACAACTTTTTATGATGTACAACAACTTTTAAAAAAATTTGGTTTTATTATTTATTTTGATGATAAAAGCGATATGTTAGAAATGATGGAGCAAGAACTCAAAGATTTATATAAGCATCAATTGATTTCTCAAGAGATTTTTTTGCAGTCTAGGCATATCATCAACCAAAGAAGGATGGATCGAGCATGA
- a CDS encoding rhomboid family intramembrane serine protease, whose amino-acid sequence MTDEKYLWKVSYIWIRYYHYHCVHYDKERGEVWLAHKQKQHMVIFKQGNFTTQELEFEKQRILEHQESVNAYLSMSIQCYDVYVLTDKAFNPVVFNQQEPIKIKFHAIDQLGQFSKKMAHPIAKWQLLRQDHHPSTFYQRRVLNGNIIEQAMYQFTPVTYSLIGINLLVWLIITFFLPHRSDIEIINLGALAHFNVVHGEWYRLFSSMFLHLDIEHLILNMMSLYIFGKLLESHIHSLKTLGIYLLSGLIGNIFSLALITASFSVGASGAIFGLLGGLIALVMISQRYTRKTAMQLIIAAVFMAVITLLVRNVNIVAHLGGLLGGLVTVYLGYYFQMFKKRFYIILALTVVLIMGLIIKIFITPSENIYNQIIQDQMKNNNYNEAKHMVSQTIDNNYADDSTYYLSGMIIAAQDSKAEAIAEWERGLKLHPESIQLNYIMAVANRSLGDQKSARQYIKKAAHYAPNNDNIKTLKQELDE is encoded by the coding sequence ATGACTGACGAAAAATATTTATGGAAAGTAAGTTATATATGGATACGCTATTACCATTATCATTGTGTCCATTATGATAAAGAACGAGGAGAGGTATGGTTAGCCCATAAGCAAAAGCAGCATATGGTTATTTTTAAGCAAGGTAACTTTACAACACAAGAATTAGAATTTGAAAAACAACGTATATTAGAACATCAAGAATCTGTCAACGCTTATCTATCAATGTCTATTCAGTGCTACGATGTTTATGTTTTGACCGATAAAGCATTTAATCCTGTTGTATTCAATCAGCAGGAGCCCATTAAAATAAAATTTCATGCTATCGATCAGCTGGGGCAATTTTCTAAAAAAATGGCACATCCTATTGCAAAATGGCAATTATTGCGTCAAGATCATCACCCTTCTACTTTTTATCAGCGCCGTGTGTTAAATGGCAATATTATTGAGCAGGCGATGTACCAATTCACACCTGTCACGTATAGTCTTATTGGAATAAATCTTTTGGTATGGTTGATTATTACTTTCTTCTTACCACATCGTTCAGATATAGAGATTATTAACTTGGGCGCTTTGGCACATTTTAATGTTGTACATGGTGAGTGGTATCGTCTCTTTTCATCTATGTTCCTACATTTAGATATAGAACATTTAATTTTGAATATGATGTCGCTCTATATATTTGGTAAACTTTTGGAATCGCATATACATTCACTTAAAACATTAGGTATTTATCTGTTATCTGGTCTAATTGGCAATATATTTTCTTTAGCACTGATTACAGCAAGTTTTTCTGTCGGAGCAAGTGGTGCAATCTTTGGTTTACTTGGTGGGCTTATCGCGTTAGTAATGATCAGTCAACGTTACACTCGAAAAACAGCTATGCAACTTATTATTGCAGCTGTATTTATGGCTGTGATCACCTTGCTTGTGCGAAATGTTAATATTGTTGCACACTTAGGGGGATTATTAGGGGGACTCGTTACAGTCTACCTTGGCTATTACTTTCAAATGTTTAAAAAGAGATTTTATATCATTTTAGCATTGACAGTGGTACTTATTATGGGTTTAATTATTAAAATTTTTATAACACCGAGTGAAAATATCTACAATCAAATCATTCAAGATCAAATGAAAAATAATAACTATAACGAAGCCAAACATATGGTGAGTCAAACCATTGATAACAACTATGCAGATGATAGTACTTATTATCTTTCTGGTATGATTATTGCCGCACAAGATTCAAAAGCTGAAGCAATAGCTGAGTGGGAGCGTGGCTTGAAGTTACACCCAGAGTCTATACAGTTGAACTATATTATGGCAGTTGCTAACCGTTCATTAGGTGATCAAAAAAGCGCACGTCAATATATTAAAAAAGCTGCACACTATGCTCCAAATAACGATAATATAAAAACTTTAAAACAAGAACTGGATGAGTAA
- a CDS encoding superoxide dismutase, whose product MAFELPKLPYAYDALEPHFDKETMEIHHTKHHNTYVTKLNAAVEGTEFETKSIEDLVKNLNDVPEDKRTAVRNNGGGHLNHSLFWQLLTPHSEEKGEVVDKIKEQWGSLDSFKQEFADKAAARFGSGWAWLVVDNDKLAIVTTPNQDNPLTDGQTPLLGLDVWEHAYYLKYQNKRPDYINAFWNVVNWEKVDELYQAAK is encoded by the coding sequence ATGGCTTTTGAATTACCTAAACTACCTTATGCTTATGATGCATTAGAACCACACTTCGACAAAGAAACTATGGAAATCCACCATACAAAGCATCATAACACATACGTTACAAAATTAAATGCTGCTGTTGAAGGTACAGAATTTGAGACAAAATCAATTGAAGACCTTGTGAAAAACTTAAATGATGTGCCGGAAGATAAAAGAACTGCTGTTCGAAACAACGGTGGCGGTCATTTAAACCATTCATTGTTCTGGCAATTACTTACACCTCATTCAGAAGAAAAAGGTGAAGTCGTTGATAAAATCAAAGAACAGTGGGGCAGCTTAGATAGCTTTAAACAAGAATTTGCAGATAAAGCAGCTGCACGCTTTGGTTCTGGATGGGCATGGCTCGTTGTTGATAATGACAAATTGGCGATTGTTACAACACCAAACCAAGATAACCCATTAACAGATGGTCAAACACCACTTTTAGGACTTGATGTTTGGGAACATGCTTATTACCTTAAATATCAAAACAAACGTCCGGATTATATCAATGCATTCTGGAATGTTGTAAATTGGGAAAAAGTAGACGAGTTATACCAAGCTGCAAAATAA
- a CDS encoding penicillin-binding protein 2, which translates to MLKRLKEKTNDEKIRNQMNKRINFIFALVIFAFVAIVLRLGYLQIAQGSHYNQMIRESENVTVNESVPRGRILDRNGNVIVDNASKKAITYTRGKKTNQQEILDTAHKLAKIIKMDTEKITERDKKDFWITQHSDEAQKRMKKELELYKNGDISQEDYDEQLRNKVSSKDLDQLSKKDLQVLAIYREMMQGSTLSPRTIKNKGVTDKEYAAVSQQLSKLPGVNTTMDWDRKYPYGDSLRGILGRVSTPEEGLPKELTDYYLSKGYSRNDRVGKGYLEFQYESILRGKKKEMRYTTDKSGAIIDSEVVNEGSRGDDLVLTIDMKLQQKAEEYLERNISKLRSEGATDMDSALLVVQDPNNGDILAMAGKQIDKDGSLTDFDIGTFTTQYAVGSSIKGGTLLAGYQNNVIHPGDVMVDEPLTFQGGLTKRSYFNKNGSRQITDTQALMHSSNVYMFKTALKIAGIDYTPGMALPQDVTIAGQKLRKGLNQVGLGVKTGIDLPNEVTGQIEPLKDNPGNYLDLAIGQYDTYTPLQLAQYVSTIANDGYRIQPHIGKEIRKATRNDELGPIKHKITGKVLNRVNNKPEALQQIQKGFDMAFNESDGTGYQSFSKTKVRSAGKTGTAEVFQDGEPRVNSTYVGYAPADDPQLAFSIVYTNQPVPEPWLNGGDLGRDIINYYFSSN; encoded by the coding sequence TTGTTAAAACGTTTAAAAGAGAAAACAAATGATGAAAAAATACGCAATCAAATGAATAAGCGTATTAATTTTATCTTTGCACTTGTTATTTTTGCTTTTGTAGCCATTGTTTTAAGGCTGGGATACCTTCAAATTGCGCAAGGTTCACATTATAATCAAATGATTCGTGAGAGTGAAAATGTCACAGTCAATGAATCTGTCCCTAGAGGCCGTATATTAGATCGAAATGGCAATGTAATTGTTGATAATGCCTCCAAAAAAGCGATTACTTATACAAGAGGTAAGAAAACAAATCAACAAGAAATATTAGATACCGCACATAAGCTCGCAAAAATCATTAAAATGGATACTGAAAAAATCACTGAACGAGATAAAAAAGATTTTTGGATTACGCAACATTCAGATGAAGCACAAAAGCGTATGAAGAAAGAGCTAGAACTTTATAAAAACGGTGATATTTCACAAGAAGATTATGATGAGCAGCTTAGAAATAAAGTATCAAGTAAGGATCTTGACCAACTCAGTAAAAAAGACTTACAAGTATTGGCAATTTATCGCGAAATGATGCAGGGGAGCACACTGAGTCCACGTACAATTAAAAATAAAGGTGTGACGGATAAAGAGTATGCTGCTGTGTCTCAACAACTTTCTAAATTGCCGGGTGTAAATACCACAATGGATTGGGATCGCAAATATCCTTATGGTGACTCATTAAGAGGGATTTTAGGACGCGTTTCAACACCTGAAGAGGGACTTCCTAAAGAACTAACAGACTATTATCTTTCTAAAGGATATTCACGAAATGACCGTGTGGGTAAAGGATATTTAGAGTTTCAATATGAGAGTATTTTACGTGGCAAGAAAAAAGAAATGCGCTATACAACAGATAAGTCAGGTGCCATTATCGATTCAGAAGTTGTGAATGAAGGTTCACGTGGAGATGACCTGGTCTTAACAATTGACATGAAGCTTCAACAAAAAGCCGAAGAATACTTAGAACGAAATATTAGCAAGTTACGCTCTGAAGGTGCAACAGACATGGATTCAGCATTGCTTGTTGTTCAAGACCCGAACAATGGTGATATTTTAGCAATGGCAGGAAAACAAATTGATAAAGACGGTAGCCTAACAGACTTTGATATTGGTACGTTCACGACACAATACGCTGTGGGGTCTTCTATCAAGGGGGGTACATTATTAGCAGGCTATCAAAACAATGTGATTCACCCCGGTGATGTTATGGTGGATGAGCCATTAACGTTTCAAGGAGGGCTAACAAAACGATCGTATTTTAACAAAAACGGTAGCCGTCAAATTACGGATACACAAGCGCTGATGCATTCGTCTAACGTATATATGTTTAAAACGGCTTTAAAAATTGCTGGGATTGATTATACACCGGGTATGGCATTACCCCAAGATGTTACAATAGCAGGTCAAAAATTACGCAAAGGATTAAATCAAGTTGGGCTTGGTGTGAAAACAGGGATTGATTTACCGAATGAAGTTACAGGTCAAATCGAACCATTGAAAGATAATCCGGGTAACTATTTGGATTTAGCGATTGGTCAGTATGATACATATACACCGCTTCAATTAGCACAATATGTCTCAACAATTGCTAATGATGGCTATAGAATTCAACCACATATCGGTAAAGAAATTCGTAAAGCTACACGTAACGATGAGCTTGGTCCGATCAAACATAAAATTACAGGTAAAGTTTTAAACCGTGTAAATAATAAGCCAGAAGCGTTACAGCAAATACAAAAAGGATTTGATATGGCTTTTAATGAAAGTGATGGAACAGGCTATCAAAGTTTTAGTAAGACTAAAGTACGCTCTGCAGGCAAAACAGGAACAGCAGAAGTTTTCCAAGATGGTGAGCCACGTGTTAATTCTACATATGTAGGTTATGCACCTGCTGATGATCCACAACTTGCTTTTTCGATCGTGTATACAAATCAACCCGTACCAGAACCATGGTTAAATGGCGGAGACTTAGGTCGAGATATTATTAATTATTATTTCTCTTCTAATTAA